A window of the Mesoplasma florum L1 genome harbors these coding sequences:
- a CDS encoding class I SAM-dependent methyltransferase, translated as MKSNKENYYGNLSSLVYNQSKPPGTSIDGDIEFYTNELIKRDGLVLEAGVGNGRMAIPLLRKGISIFGLDNSKEMLAIYEENLKKYNMESQLILGDLINFETDLKFETIIMPNGSFCLLNRNDIYSVLSNFKRHLTENGKIYLDLIFPTSFKPGNIHEYDFILDNNDTVKIKNKSISIDWLLQKTYTELEYLNNSEIEIQPFSLWWYGVEEFKSILEKLEFKNIKTIKNYNNIKNLNLKTLTFVFEK; from the coding sequence ATGAAAAGTAACAAAGAAAATTATTATGGAAATCTTTCTTCCTTAGTTTACAACCAATCAAAACCTCCCGGTACTTCAATTGATGGAGACATAGAATTTTATACTAATGAATTAATTAAGAGAGATGGATTAGTTCTTGAAGCTGGAGTTGGAAATGGAAGAATGGCAATACCGCTCTTAAGAAAGGGTATTTCTATTTTTGGATTAGATAACTCTAAAGAAATGTTAGCTATTTATGAAGAAAATCTAAAGAAATACAATATGGAATCTCAATTAATCTTAGGAGACTTAATAAATTTTGAAACAGATTTAAAATTTGAAACAATAATTATGCCAAATGGAAGTTTTTGTTTACTAAATAGAAACGATATATATTCTGTTTTAAGCAATTTCAAAAGGCACTTAACAGAAAATGGAAAAATATATTTAGATCTAATATTTCCAACTTCTTTTAAACCAGGGAATATACACGAATATGACTTCATACTTGATAATAATGACACTGTAAAAATCAAAAACAAGTCAATCTCGATAGATTGACTACTACAAAAAACTTATACTGAGCTTGAATACTTAAATAATTCTGAAATAGAAATTCAGCCTTTTTCATTATGATGATATGGAGTAGAGGAATTTAAATCAATCCTAGAAAAATTAGAATTTAAAAACATAAAAACCATTAAAAATTACAACAACATTAAAAACTTGAATTTAAAAACTCTTACTTTTGTTTTTGAAAAATAA
- the rpsF gene encoding 30S ribosomal protein S6, whose translation MLRKYEAMFILDQDTQDVNALSSRMIEIISKDGKVIEKNDLGLIEFAYKINHKKKGHYFVVIVEATAEAIKEFERIANIEKNVVRTLIINTENEQGYEQSVQLSKTDMTKFEEERKAKRDFKKPFVKKEFNKPTEKRTFEKPAEVTVEVKEVVVEEVKQTVKPAKKVAEAKVEEVSHEEAHDFVSKMEAKYKAHLAETVEEHVEEVEVEEAKTTAKKPAAPKMSAAERAKVDGSHNIDEERYELQKYSNKLRSVAIEKNLPKKLQEVNLRDLTKKELIEYMRKVRAALAK comes from the coding sequence ATGTTAAGAAAATATGAAGCAATGTTTATCTTAGACCAAGATACACAAGATGTTAACGCTTTATCATCAAGAATGATTGAAATCATTTCTAAAGATGGAAAAGTAATTGAAAAAAACGATTTAGGATTAATCGAATTTGCATACAAAATTAACCACAAGAAAAAAGGACACTATTTTGTAGTTATAGTAGAAGCTACTGCAGAAGCTATTAAAGAATTCGAAAGAATTGCAAACATTGAGAAAAATGTAGTTAGAACTCTAATCATCAATACAGAAAACGAACAAGGTTATGAACAATCAGTTCAATTATCAAAAACTGATATGACTAAATTCGAAGAAGAAAGAAAAGCAAAAAGAGATTTCAAAAAACCTTTTGTTAAAAAAGAATTCAACAAACCAACAGAAAAAAGAACATTTGAAAAGCCAGCTGAAGTTACAGTTGAAGTTAAAGAAGTTGTTGTAGAAGAAGTTAAACAAACTGTTAAACCAGCTAAAAAAGTTGCTGAAGCTAAAGTTGAAGAAGTTTCTCATGAAGAAGCACATGACTTCGTTTCAAAAATGGAAGCAAAATATAAAGCTCACTTAGCTGAAACTGTTGAAGAACATGTTGAAGAAGTTGAAGTTGAAGAAGCAAAAACTACAGCTAAAAAACCAGCTGCACCTAAAATGTCAGCTGCAGAAAGAGCTAAAGTTGATGGATCACACAATATTGATGAAGAAAGATATGAATTACAAAAATACTCAAACAAATTAAGAAGTGTTGCAATCGAAAAAAACTTACCAAAAAAATTACAAGAAGTTAACTTAAGAGATTTAACTAAAAAAGAACTAATCGAATACATGAGAAAAGTTCGTGCTGCATTAGCTAAATAG
- the pth gene encoding aminoacyl-tRNA hydrolase, whose amino-acid sequence MKLIVGLGNYGSQYEATRHNAGWIALDQLIEKYGFTQQKNEHNSIIFFSTVNNEKVLFVKPQTYMNNSGIAIQAIMHYYKIEIKDLVILHDEKDFPVGKNQFKMNGSAAGHNGIKSVIQYLGTQNFNRYRIGIGQPEQGWKIIDWVLSKFKPEELENIILASKSISNFVNDWTKGTTFQNIMNLYN is encoded by the coding sequence ATGAAATTAATAGTAGGATTAGGAAATTATGGTTCTCAATATGAAGCTACAAGACATAATGCTGGTTGAATAGCATTAGATCAGCTTATTGAAAAATATGGTTTTACGCAACAAAAAAATGAGCATAACTCAATAATTTTCTTTTCAACTGTTAATAATGAAAAAGTATTATTCGTAAAACCCCAAACTTATATGAACAATTCAGGAATTGCAATTCAAGCAATCATGCATTACTATAAAATTGAAATTAAAGATTTAGTTATTTTGCATGATGAAAAAGATTTTCCTGTTGGGAAAAATCAATTTAAAATGAATGGTTCTGCAGCAGGCCATAATGGAATAAAATCAGTAATTCAATATTTGGGAACTCAAAATTTTAATAGATACAGAATTGGAATTGGTCAACCTGAACAGGGCTGAAAAATAATAGACTGAGTTTTATCAAAATTCAAACCTGAGGAATTGGAAAACATTATTTTAGCCTCAAAAAGTATTTCAAACTTTGTCAATGATTGAACAAAAGGTACAACTTTTCAAAACATAATGAATTTATACAACTAA